The Castanea sativa cultivar Marrone di Chiusa Pesio chromosome 11, ASM4071231v1 genome contains a region encoding:
- the LOC142614500 gene encoding uncharacterized protein LOC142614500, whose product MVENEGGGAGGGGGGGGGTGTRTYRHIWWALASAAQLGWAISSFKRGHAGDSHFMPFTAFSVASLFVGATATAAVSVLHVSGIHKVEDLLEVGANIRTGLGVCPRARDE is encoded by the exons ATGGTGGAGAACGAAGGCGGCGGTgccggtggtggtggtggtggtggtggtgggacTGGGACTAGGACCTACAGACACATCTGGTGGGCCCTAGCTAGTGCTGCCCAGTTGGGGTGGGCCATATCTTCCTTCAAAAGAGGCCACGCCGGCGACTCCCACTTCATGCCTTTCACAGCCTTCTCCGTCGCATCCCTCTTCGTCGgcgccaccgccaccgccgccGTTTCCGTCCTCCACGTCTCCGGCATCCACAAG GTGGAAGACCTCCTGGAAGTGGGTGCAAATATAAGAACTGGACTAGGAGTTTGTCCAAGGGCACGAGATGAATAA